The genomic stretch AACGGATTTTTTGTGGTCCGCAACAGGATGGTGTCGACACTGGATACCTGCCCGATCCTGATATTGTCGAGCCCCATAATCGCTCCTGATGGGACGTGGATCTTCCGGTTCAGTCTCCGGGCTTCGCCAAGCAGTTCTATGCGGAATGTTTCGTCAGCGAGTGCCCCGACACTGAGGATGATCAGGTCTTTGCCCGATCGGAGAACATCGATCGCGTATTCCCGCACAGCCGAAACCGATGCGGCCTCCACCACGATCTCGACCGGTTCGGCGAGAAGTTCTGCAAACTCGGTCAGCGGCTTTGCGCCAAACCTCGCGGAGAAATCCAGGGCGCATCCGGGGACACAATCATATGCGGCGGTTATCCGGAAGGTATTCTGCTTCTCTGCAAGAATGCGCCCTACATTCCCACAGCCGATTATCCCGACAGCAAGAGGTTGTGCGTCCATAGGCCAATCGCACTTTCAGCGGTTCCTTCTCAACAGAGGGATCGAAGGAAAATCGGGCGATTGAAACTCATTCGCCCATATTTTCCTCTCGTATGGACCTCACACCGTCCATACGGGTCAGGACCTTTTCACTTCCCTGACCGCCGGATTACCTGAAGTACACCCCCACGTCCTTGAGACCGTTGTTCATTGCAAGGGTGATCACGAGAGGTGTGATGCTCTCGACGATGTTCGACATCTTCAGCGGTCCGCCGTCGAGGGGCTGCAGTTTCGAGACATCGGCCACGAGTTCTCTGACGGTGTCCTTGGCATCTTTGTCGTCTCCGCAGACCACGACGCTGTAGTCAAGCTCCTCATCAAGCCGCATCCATTTTCCGGCGGCGACATTGTTGAAACCGGTAGTCAGTTTGGCGGATTCTGGAAGCATCTTTTTAATCGCCAGCGCCGCCGAAGTTTCGGCAGGGGAATCGTGAAGGAAGCATTTCTCCTCCGGATACCTGAGCATCGGGTTGATCAGGGAGACAACAACTTTGTTCTCGAATTTTTCTTTGCCAATTGCCTCAATGGTGGATTCGATCTTGTCAAACGGAAGCGAGAGGATGATAATGTCTGCATCACAGCAGTCTGCGTTTGCTCCTCCGCTACAGGCCGAAAAACCGACACCGCGTTCGCTGAGCGCCTCGGTGACGCCTCCGGCAGCTGTTTCCGCTTTTGCGGGATCACGGGAGCCGATAATGACGTCATGTTTGCCGCTGATGCAGATCCGGCGTGCAAGGCCTTCACCGATGTTTCCGGTGCCGCCAATTATTCCTACTTTCATATCTGTCTCCAGATGGTTACGTTCCGAATTGGACCGGTGTGTTTCCACAAAAACGGGTTGTGTGGATGACTTCACACAACAACGACCGGTTTGATCAGGTCGACCGGTTTCTCCTTCATCAGGAGCAGCGCTTCCTCGACTTTGTCGAATCCCTTGAATGTGTGGGTGACCAGCGGCTTGAGGTCGAGTTTGCCGACTTCGACCAGGCTTGCGAGTTTCTCCATCCGCAATCTGCCTCCGGGCATCAGACCACAGTGGATGAACTTGTGGCTCATACCGCATCCCCACTCGACACGCGGCACGATGACATAGTCGCCTGAGCCCAGGTAGTTGACGTTGCCGACCTTTCCTCCGGGCTTGAGCATGCGGATTGCCTGGTCCATGGTCTCGACATTCCCGCCTGCGATACAGACCTTGTCAACACCCTTTCCGTCGGTCTTTTCCATGACCTGGTCGACGATATCGCCTTCTTTGTAGTTGATCGTGTCGGTGGCGCCGTAGCCCTTTGCCGCCTCGACGCAGTTTGGTCTGCTCCCGACCGCCAGGATATGGGATGCACCCATGAGGTTTGCGCCTGCGACGGCCATCAGGCCGACCGGGCCGATGCCGATGCAGCAGACCGTGTCGCCCAGCTTCACGTCGGCGAGTTCTGCTGCATGGAAACCGGTCGGGACCATGTCGCAGAGCATGGTCGCCTCGGCGACGTCGATGGAGTCGGGAAGAAGTGCGAGGTTGCCGTCAGCTTCATTGACATGGAAGAGTTCTCCGAATACGCCGTCTTTGAAGTTGGAGAACTTCCAGCCTGCGAGCATTCCGCCGGAGTGCATGCCGAAACCGGCCTGGGCCTCGACGCTCATCCAGTCTGGGGTGATCGCAGGGACGATGACCCGGTCTCCCGGTTTGAAGTCCTTCACCATCGGACCGACTTCAACCACTTCTCCGACGGCCTCATGTCCGAGGATCATGTCGGTGCGCTCGCCGATCGCACCCTCCCAGACGGTGTGGATGTCGGAGGTGCATGGCGCCATGGCCAGCGGTTTTACCAGTGCGTCGCACGGTCCGCACTCCGGTGCCTCTTTTTTAACCCAGCCGATCTCTCCGATCCGCTTCATCGCCAGTCCTTTGATTTTCTTTGCCATGATGTATCACTCCATTCTGGGCGACCGAAAAACGGCCGTCGGTCGGGCATATCGAAATCAGTATAAAAATATTTTTTGCTCCCCGGGCGGCGGAATGGGCGTTTCATGTGCAAAAAGGCAATTTTTCGATATATTGCGGAATCTCCGTTATTAAAAGGGGTGCTGGAGAGTCTGCCGCACAACAATCTTCACGGTCCGTCTGCTGCAGGGGAGAAGGGGAGGGGGTTGTGGTGATGCATCCGGCCCTACGTCATTTTTCGGTACAGGTTGATATCGAGCGGTCCTGCAAAGAGCGGTCCCGTGCTGTCTACGAAGTGCTTGAAATGCTCACTTGCGTTGTGGAGATCGATCGCCTTCTGGTCCGCCCATGCCTCGACAAAGGTGAAGCCGTTTGAATCGTTCAGATCTGCATAGAGGTCATAGGAGATGTTTCCCCCCTCGTTTCTGCTTTTTTGGACCATACTCTGAGCAAGGTCGAGAAAGTCGTCAACTGATTCTGGTTTTACGTTGCATCTGGCTGTTATCAATAACATGTTGTCTCCTTCCCGTGCCGTCTGGCATTCCCCGGATGTGTGTTTGGGGATTGATAAATCTATGCAGATATCCATGTCCGCTTTTCGAGGAGCTCGACCGTCGGTGAAATCTGCAGGGAGGAGCGGGAGATTCCCGTCTTCAGACTGCATGGATCATCCTTCATCCGGGCACCATGCCGTCTCCAATCGATCCGTTTAGATGTGCACGTCGCTCTATTATGCAGTTCGACATGAATGTCGTGTTTTCCTGCCTCCGGGATCGGTCGGGAGGTCGTTCGAAATCCTCATGTATGAGCACCGGGAATGAACATTTTATATGGACCCTCCCACCCCGGTAAACGACGTTCTCTGCAGGCAGCTGATCGAATGCGGGCTTCGGGAGTACGATGCAAAGATCTATGTTGCTTTGTTTGGACTGGGTCTGGCAAGTGCAACAGAACTGCATAAATTGACCGGGATCCCGAGAGGGCGGGTATATGAGACTCTCTCGTACCTGCAGGAGAAGCAGTTCATCACTGCGGCAGGGAAAAATCCGGTGATGTATAAAGTGGAGGACATTCACCGGACACTCTTTGCAGTTCAGGATGATATGATGTCCAGAATCAAAAAAATCTCGGAATGCTTGCATGAAATGGAGAGAATATATCATCCGGTCCGTTTTCTTCAGGGTCAGGTGCCGATCCTGACCGAGGGGGGCATCGAATACCAGTTCCGTCTGATGTGCAGACGTGCACGCTCGCAGATTGTGATCCTCTGCAATGATGCCGAGTTGCTGAAGCGATTTTCGGGCGATCTGCGGCGGGTGGAGAAGCAGGTGGACCTGTACGTGATTGTGTCGCGCCCAGAGATGGCAGCCGCGCTCCCCTTCCCCTGCTATATGGTGAACGAGACGGTGGATGAGAGTCTGTTTTCCCCGAAAGGTGCACACACCTCATATCCGATGCTCCTGCAGGTCTTTCTCGACATGCGCAATATGTTCATGATCGCCGATATCGACGGCCAGATGCACGGCTTCTATACGGATGACAATCTCTACAAGGAGTTTATTTCCAGGATGATCCTCCGGGACATCCGAAAGATCTGAAATGAGCGGGTCTCTTTCTTGAGGTGGCGCCAGGGGGATCGCAGGGGGCTCCTTCGCTTTATGGCCTCACCCGGATTCCCGCACCGGCGACGAAAATCGGTAAATACCGGCACGATGCATGGGGGGTGATGCTCCATGTCACCTGAGGAGAATAAGGCGCTTGTCCGCCGTTTTATCGATGCCTACAATACGCGGAACCTGGACCTCTTCGACGATCTGGTGGCCCCGGATTATATCGACCACACCCATCGGCAGGAAGGTCGCGAACCCTTTAAGACGCTCTTTTCACTGGCGTTCGAGGGTTTCCCTGACTGGCACGAACACATTGAGGACATGATCGCCGAGGGGGACCGGGTCTGGGTCTGCGTCCGGGCGACCGGGACCCATTCCGGGGAATGGCATGTCTCCGGCGTCTCTCTCCCGCCCACCGGCAGGAGGGTGGTGATGAGGATGGTCTTCATCTGGTGCATCAAGGATGGAAGACTCGCCGAGGGATGGGAGGTGGACAGCGAGGTGAATTTCCTGAAAACCATCGGTGTTATCGAATACACGGAGATCGGGAAGCGGATCTTTCCTGAGGATGCGGCGGCGTAGGTCTTCCGGTGCGGGATCGGATGTCCCCGGCTTCCATTCCGGATCGATCCCCTGCTCCCGGCGTGTGGGGCCGGTACCCCCGGGCACGGACCTATTTTCCCTCTCCGGCACGCCGGAAGAGGACCCCCAGCAGGGGAAACACCGCAAGGCTGAATCCGACGTAGCCCAGGATGCCGATGTTCCGGATGCCCATGTCGGCAAGCGGCACGCCGATGAGCCCGGCGAGGCTGAGTGCGCCGCCGGCGATCATCAGGTAGCGGACCGCCGTCTCCAGCCGCCCTCCCCTGAAGACCGGTGCGGCGAAGAGCATCGAGAGGGCGAAGAAGACGTCCCATGCGAGGATGTCCAGGGCATAGGCGACGGAGGGCCACTCGAAGGAAAAGAGGAGGGGGGCCCACGGGAAGCCGGCGGCCCCGATCTGGCGACTGACCGTGAGGATGACGAAGTGGACGCCGGAGGTGATGCCCGCCAGCAGGAGCATGCATGCACACGCCATGCCGGAATATGCCCTGGCGCCGGGGGAGGCGTAGGCATGGACCGCCACCATGACGGCGACCATCGACGGTGCCATCATGATGATGAGCACCTCCATGAGGGAGAAGTAGGGATCGCCGATCGGCTCCTCCGGCGACCCGAGAGAGAGGAGTCCAAGGGCCAGCGTAACGGCGTATGCGATCAGGAGGAGGAACGCGGCCCAGGCTGCGGATGTGCCGAGCAGGCGGTGCTGCCTGGTGAACCTGTCGTGCACCATCATTCCGGTCCGTTCATGCTGCGGTGGCATGCCCTGTTCATGCGGCGGATCGAGAACAGCATATCGGGGCCGGGATTATAATATTTTGTGAAGAATAGTGGCAGGCCGGATCAGATGGCATAGCGACCCGGGCGTCTTCCGGAGGGCCAGCGGGGGGGAGGGGGTTTTGGGGCTTGTATTGTGGTCCTCTCAAAAACTCTGTGATGGCAGAAAAATGGATTGCCCGATTATCCGGGGCTGACGGCCAACAGGGCCGCCGTATCAATTATCTTCTGGTGCAAGGACGGAGTAGATCTCGGTGATCCCTTCCATCACCCTGAAACCCTTGCCCGTGATCATATAGTCCCCCCTCTCGTGTTGCTGAATGATCATCCCGCCATCTGAGAGCTTCTGGAGGTGGAACAGGAGGTTGCCCCCGCGAAGGCCTGTCAGATTGGAAAGGAGAGAAAAACTCATGGACTGGCCGGAGACTGCTTTGAGTATTTCCAGGCGTTTGGGGTGGCAGAGGGGTTCGAGGATGTCATCGATAACAGACTCTGTCGGGATATTTGAGATGACCTGTTTTGTGTCCTTTTTTGTTTCATATATCCTCATGGACTGCATGAGGCTGACCTGTTTTTCGAAGAGGTCCGAGACTTCGGAGAAGCAGATGTCGCATTTATCATATGGCATCGCTTTTCGTAGATCTGTGATCTCGTCGCGCCTGCTGTCGATAGATTCGCCCTCCACCGGGGGCTGCCTGATGAGGGATGCGTTTTTTTGCAGCATATCCGTGAAAACGGCCCTGCACTGATCGAGGCGGTCGCATCTTTTGACCATGTTCTTTGAGAGTCCGGCCTCTGCATCGGCGATGAGGTGCTTTTCCAGGACGTCGGCATAGTCGCTCCTGACAAAGGCCAGAACGGACTCCAGGTGCTGCCTGTTGGAATCTTCAATAAATGTCCTGATGTCCCTGTGGATCTCATCGAGTTTGACCCTGATATCGTCAATATCAGAATCGGGATGCTCATTCATAGTAGGAGGTGCATGTGCATCCTGCATAATGGTATCTGGAAAGACCTTCAGGGTCATGTGAGTTACCTGGATGCACTTGGTATATTCTGGTGCCGATTAAGTATATTTCAATGACTGGACAATCTACTGGTGTGGTTCGATGCCCTCAAAAGGGCGTTCGGCCGTGCACGAAAAAACCAGAAAGGAGTGAGAAAAATGAGCGTAAGAGATGAGATCCATTCCCAGATCGAAGGCGCACTTGCAGACGCAACGTTCCCGATACGCACGCCCGAAGACCTTCTTGCAGCGATGCCGGCCGGTGCGGATACCACATGCAGGTCCGGAGATGTTGAAGTGACCGCAGGTGAGGCGGGAGCGCTTCTTACACCCGGCGACTTCCCGTTCACCAGTGCAAAGCAGGTCGCCGATGTTCTCGTTGAGAGGGCGGGGCTCTAACCCCTCCACCTTTTCTGACGTTCATGCAGGGGTGCTGCCGGTCCCCGCCTCGAGTGCTTCTGTTTTTGACGGGATGCCGGGATGGCATGCCCTGTTCATGCGGCGGATCGAGAAAACCATATCAGACCTCGATAATACTCCTGTGTGAAAAAATACAGCCGGGAGGACCAGATGGCGATGGCGGCCTGGGCGGCGGACTGCGCCGAACGGGTGCTGCCGCACTTTGAGCGGGCGTATCCGGGGGACGATCGGCCGAGGAGCGCCATCGAGACGTGCCGGCGGTGGGTCAGGACAGGGGTATTCAGGATGGCCGAGATCCGCGGCTCCTCCCTTGCCGCCCATGCCGCCGCCCGGGAGGCGAAGGGCAATGACCCGGCCGTTTATGCCGCACGTGCCGCCGGTCAGGCGGTGGCGACGGCGCATGTGCCTCAGCACGCCTATGGGGCGGCCTATTATGCCCTCAAGGCCGTGGCGGCCGCCGGGGGCGACGCTGCCGGGGAACGCGATTGGCAATCGGAGCGTCTCCTGGCGGGGCTGCGGGAGGAGATCATGGGGAGGATCAGTGTGCAGAGGCGGGGGGAGGGGGTCGTTATTCGGCTGGATAAGGGGGAGGGGTTTTGAGGGCTGGATGATTGCTTCCGGCAGCCCCGAAATACATTATTATGAATAATGCATGTCCGTATCATCTGGATAGGGAATGAGAAACCGGGAGATGGATGCCTCTCACCGATGAACCCGAGACCGTTGAGCACCATTGCCTTGACGACATCTCCGTGAGTGAGATGATGCGGCCGTGTTTTTAGGAGTTGCACGGTCGATTACCGGGGCAATCTGGAGGTAGTCGTAGGTCCCGGTGACGATCCCGAGATGATCGATCGAGATGCTGGAGCCTTCGATGAAATCAGTAGAGGATGGCACATGTGGGGCTTGTAGCCCAAAGCACAAGGATCTTCTGGTCTGATCAATTCGGAGAGGTTCTCTGACTCATGTGGATGGTGGGAGCACTATAAGGGCCTGGAAAGAGAGGAGATCTTGGAGGGGGCTAAAAACTTTCGCTTCGATGGAGAGGTGCTATTTGAGATTTTAAAGATGGTGGGACGAGAAATTTTTGAACACGTTATGGGTTGCCGGGAATGCAGGAGGGATGTCTTACGCCCCTTGAATCGTTTTAATGGTCATTTGTGGTCTCATTCCTTGTTTTTTAGCTATTTTACTCGCATTAATAAGATTGTCGCCTTTTCCAGAGGGAATACTAAACTATACATTTTGATATACAATGACAAAATAGATTTAATATCCTTCATCCGTTTCGCTCCGGTCCGAACATACGTCTTCTAACACTGTTTCAGAGAGGTAATCGATTATGACGAGAGAGAGATCTATGGTAAAAATCCTTACAGTGCTTATCTTCTGCACCTGTATTATAGCCGGGGTGCAGGCCGCTGAATCATATGAATTTGTCACAAAATGGGGCTCATATGGCTCTGGCGACGGGCAGTTTATCAGGCCGGAGGGAGTTGCGGTGGACATTGAAGGCAATGTCTATGTAGCAGATCCGGGAAATAACAGGATACAAAAATTCAGCAACACCGGTGATTTTATCACAAAATGGGGTACCACGGGCACCGGCGCCGGTCAATTTTCGTATCCCAGGGGCGTCGCAGTGGATGGTGAAGGTTATGTCTATGTCGTGGAACAGACAAATAACCGCGTCCAGAAGTTCGATGAAGATGGCACCTACATTGCCAGATGGGGTACCCAGGGTTCAGGTGAAGGCCAGTTCGAGAGTCCCGGGGGCATTGCGGTGGACAATGCCAGCAATATCTATGTGGCAGATACCGTCAATCATCGTGTCCAGAAGTTTGATTCTACAGGCACCTTCGTTACACAATGGGGATCACAGGGTGCAGGCGATGGGCAGTTCAGATTTCCCATGGCCATTGCAATAGGAAAGAATGACAGTGTGTATGTCGGTGATGAGAATTATCGTATTCAGAAGTTTGATGCGAATGGCACCTTTATAACAAAATGGGGTTCGGAAGGCATGGGCAACGGCCAGTTTACCTACCCACCAAGCGGTGCTGCGGTAGATGATCTGGGCAACCTCTTCGTTGCGGAAGGGCAATATTATACTGGCTCCGGCTTGCTGTACCGTGTCCAGAAATTTGATTCTAACGGCACCTTCATCACCAAATGGGGATACCGTGGCTCAGGAGATGGGGGTTTTCAGTATCCAAAGGGCGTTGCAGTGGATAGTGGCGGATATGTCTTTGTGGCAGACGGCGAGGCACAGAGAGATTATCACCGCATCCAGAAGTTCTCATCGCTTCCATTTGCCAACTTCACCGGAGAGCCAACAGAAGGGAATTTCCCTCTTCGGGTGAACTTTACCGATACGTCCCGGGGGTCGCCCACTTCATGGTCATGGGACTTTGGGGATGGGAATTCCTCTTTTGAACAGCACCCATTCTCCATCTATACCGTACCCGGCGTCTACGATGTGTCACTAACTGTTGAGAACGAAGTCAGTAGCAATACAACAACGAAAAATGGTTACATAACCGTCCTTGACTGGGTCAAAGCGAACTTCACCATGAACATCACCGGGGGTACTGCCCCCCTTACCGTACAGTTCACTGACACCTCCACCGGTGGTCTTGCACCCCCCGACACATGGGAGTGGAACCTGGCACGTTTTGATGATCCCGAATGGTCGTACAAAACTGACGAGCAGAACCTGAACTACACTTTCATGATACCGGACTGGTATATTGTGTCATTATGGGTCGGTCGTGACAATCTGAGTGATATATATGTATATAGTGGTCAAATTATCGTAACCCGGCCACCACCCGTCACCAATTTTACCGGGTATCCCACCGTTGGTTCTGCTCCGCTGACCGTCCGGTTCAACGACACCTCGGCCGGGAATGCTACACAATGGTTCTGGGACTTTGGGGATGGGAACACCTCAACACTTCAGCATCCGACCATCACCTATGAGATCCCGGGTTTATACACCATATCACTCAATGCAACCAATGATGGTGGAAGTAACAGTTCCACAAGGGAATCCTATATTAACGTCACCAGTTTCCCGGTGATCCCTGTTTCTGACTTTATCGGAACACCCACCTCCGGCAGAAAACCTCTTGCCGTTCAGTTCACCGATCTATCGACGGGAGGGCCGACAGAGTGGCTCTGGGAGTTTGGTGACGGAACAACGTCAACTGAACGGACCCCTCAGAAGACGTACACAACAGTGGGGACCTACACTGTTTCGCTTAATGCAACAAATGTCGATGGGAGCAGCACGAAAATACAAGAGGGTTATATATCGGTTACTGACACCCCGACACCACCGGTTGCCAACTTCACGGGAACTCCTGCCAATGGAACAGCCCCGCTTTCGGTGCAGTTCACTGACACCTCAACCGGAGTGCCGACAGAGTGGTTCTGGGAGTTTGGTGACGGAACCAATTCAACCAGCCAGAACCCGCTGAAGACCTACACAACCGCGGGCACCTACACCGTCTCACTCAACGCAACAAATGCCGACGGCAGCAGCACGAAAACACGAGAGAATTACATAACGGTCACTGATGACCCCGTATCACCGGTCGCCAACTTCACCGGGACACCCACCACCGGAAAGGCCCCGCTGACCGTGCAATTCAATGACACCTCAACCGGAGTGCCGACAGAATGGCTCTGGGAGTTTGGTGACGGAACCAATTCAGTCGAGCAGAACCCGCTGAAGACCTACACAACTTTGGGCACCTACACCGTTTCTCTCAACGCAACAAATGCCGATGGCAGCAGCACGAAAACACGGGAGAATTACATAACGGTCACTGATGACCCGGTACCACCGGTCGCCAACTTCACCGGGGCACCCACAAATGGAACAGCACCCCTTACCGTGCAGTTTACCGATCTCTCAACCGGGGGGCCTTCACAGTGGTTCTGGGAGTTTGGCGACGGAACCAATTCAACCGACCAGAACCCGCAGAAGACCTACACAACCGCGGGCACCTACACCGTCTCCCTCAACACAACAAATGCCGACGGCAGCAGCACGAAAACACGGGAGAATTACATAACGGTCACCGATGACCCGGCACCACCGGTTGCCAACTTCTCCGGGACACCCAAAAAAGGAATTGCCCCCCTTACTGTGCAGTTTACTGATCTCTCGACAAGAGAGCCGACAGAGTGGTTCTGGGAGTTTGGCGATGGAACCAATTCAACCGACCAGAACCCACAGAAAACTTACACGACTATTGGGACCTACACCGTCTCACTTAATGCAACGAATGCACAGGGGAGCAGTGCCGTCACAAAGGTAAATTACATAAACGCCACTGATGTTCCGACACCGGCAAACTTCAGTTTCATCTCAGAGTGGGGATCCAGAGGCACATCTGACGGAGAGTTCACGTATCCTGACGGTATCGTCATGGACACTGCCGGTAACATATATGTGGTGGATTATGGGAATGACCGCATCCAGAAGTTCAATAGAACTGGTTCATTCATCACCAAATGGGGCTCTTCCGGATATTCAGAAGATGGGGAGTTCAACATGCCACATGGCATTGCAGTGGATTCCGACAGCAATGTCTATGTGACAGATACCTGGAATAGCCGCATTCAGAAGTTTGACAGCACTGGCACTTTCATCGCCAAATGGGGATCCTATGGCACCGGTGACGGGCAGTTTGACTTTCCACAGGGCATCGCCATTGATGCAGACGGCTCCATCTATGTAGCAGATAATGCCAACCAGCGGATCCAGAAGTTTGATTCAAACGGTACTTTCATCACCAAATGGGGTTCCGGTGGTACCGGTGACGGAGAGTTTGACCGCCCACATGGCATTGCAGTGGATGCAGACGGCAACGTCTTCGTGTCTGATGCAGGGAATAACAATATCCAGAAATTCACCAGCACCGGCACTTTCATTGCGAAATGGGGAACTGCAGGCTCAGGCGACGGACAGTTCAACGTACCAAGGGGTATTGCGGTGGATTTGAGGGGGAATGTCTTTGCGGCAGATTCCCTGAACCATCGTATTCAGATATTTGACAACAACGGGACCTTCCTGACAGAATTTGGTTCGTATGGTGCAGGCGAAGGGGAGTTTAACGAGCCGTGGGATACCCTGGTGGACAGCGCCGGCAATATCTATGTGACAGAAGCACGGAATCACCGCATC from Methanofollis fontis encodes the following:
- the npdG gene encoding NADPH-dependent F420 reductase — encoded protein: MKVGIIGGTGNIGEGLARRICISGKHDVIIGSRDPAKAETAAGGVTEALSERGVGFSACSGGANADCCDADIIILSLPFDKIESTIEAIGKEKFENKVVVSLINPMLRYPEEKCFLHDSPAETSAALAIKKMLPESAKLTTGFNNVAAGKWMRLDEELDYSVVVCGDDKDAKDTVRELVADVSKLQPLDGGPLKMSNIVESITPLVITLAMNNGLKDVGVYFR
- a CDS encoding MTH865 family protein; translated protein: MSVRDEIHSQIEGALADATFPIRTPEDLLAAMPAGADTTCRSGDVEVTAGEAGALLTPGDFPFTSAKQVADVLVERAGL
- the nadX gene encoding aspartate dehydrogenase, yielding MDAQPLAVGIIGCGNVGRILAEKQNTFRITAAYDCVPGCALDFSARFGAKPLTEFAELLAEPVEIVVEAASVSAVREYAIDVLRSGKDLIILSVGALADETFRIELLGEARRLNRKIHVPSGAIMGLDNIRIGQVSSVDTILLRTTKNPLSLGIGEPETKCVFSGTASECVQRYPKNTNVAVSLSLACGCDASVEVWSDPGETKNMHEIIFSGEFGEAYIRIRNNPSSGNGATSRLAALSALSILENLKNPLVIGA
- a CDS encoding putative quinol monooxygenase, with the translated sequence MLLITARCNVKPESVDDFLDLAQSMVQKSRNEGGNISYDLYADLNDSNGFTFVEAWADQKAIDLHNASEHFKHFVDSTGPLFAGPLDINLYRKMT
- a CDS encoding winged helix-turn-helix domain-containing protein, which translates into the protein MNEHPDSDIDDIRVKLDEIHRDIRTFIEDSNRQHLESVLAFVRSDYADVLEKHLIADAEAGLSKNMVKRCDRLDQCRAVFTDMLQKNASLIRQPPVEGESIDSRRDEITDLRKAMPYDKCDICFSEVSDLFEKQVSLMQSMRIYETKKDTKQVISNIPTESVIDDILEPLCHPKRLEILKAVSGQSMSFSLLSNLTGLRGGNLLFHLQKLSDGGMIIQQHERGDYMITGKGFRVMEGITEIYSVLAPEDN
- a CDS encoding NAD(P)-dependent alcohol dehydrogenase codes for the protein MAKKIKGLAMKRIGEIGWVKKEAPECGPCDALVKPLAMAPCTSDIHTVWEGAIGERTDMILGHEAVGEVVEVGPMVKDFKPGDRVIVPAITPDWMSVEAQAGFGMHSGGMLAGWKFSNFKDGVFGELFHVNEADGNLALLPDSIDVAEATMLCDMVPTGFHAAELADVKLGDTVCCIGIGPVGLMAVAGANLMGASHILAVGSRPNCVEAAKGYGATDTINYKEGDIVDQVMEKTDGKGVDKVCIAGGNVETMDQAIRMLKPGGKVGNVNYLGSGDYVIVPRVEWGCGMSHKFIHCGLMPGGRLRMEKLASLVEVGKLDLKPLVTHTFKGFDKVEEALLLMKEKPVDLIKPVVVV
- a CDS encoding putative immunity protein, which codes for MKKYSREDQMAMAAWAADCAERVLPHFERAYPGDDRPRSAIETCRRWVRTGVFRMAEIRGSSLAAHAAAREAKGNDPAVYAARAAGQAVATAHVPQHAYGAAYYALKAVAAAGGDAAGERDWQSERLLAGLREEIMGRISVQRRGEGVVIRLDKGEGF
- a CDS encoding ester cyclase, which produces MSPEENKALVRRFIDAYNTRNLDLFDDLVAPDYIDHTHRQEGREPFKTLFSLAFEGFPDWHEHIEDMIAEGDRVWVCVRATGTHSGEWHVSGVSLPPTGRRVVMRMVFIWCIKDGRLAEGWEVDSEVNFLKTIGVIEYTEIGKRIFPEDAAA
- a CDS encoding TrmB family transcriptional regulator; amino-acid sequence: MDPPTPVNDVLCRQLIECGLREYDAKIYVALFGLGLASATELHKLTGIPRGRVYETLSYLQEKQFITAAGKNPVMYKVEDIHRTLFAVQDDMMSRIKKISECLHEMERIYHPVRFLQGQVPILTEGGIEYQFRLMCRRARSQIVILCNDAELLKRFSGDLRRVEKQVDLYVIVSRPEMAAALPFPCYMVNETVDESLFSPKGAHTSYPMLLQVFLDMRNMFMIADIDGQMHGFYTDDNLYKEFISRMILRDIRKI